One Pogoniulus pusillus isolate bPogPus1 chromosome 22, bPogPus1.pri, whole genome shotgun sequence DNA segment encodes these proteins:
- the CLTB gene encoding clathrin light chain B isoform X2, with product MADDFGFFSSSEGAGAEEDPAAAFLAQQESEIAGIENDEGFGPTDGESASTPAGQAAPPEPAGLQNGGATVNGDVFQESNGPTDAYAAIAKADRLTQEPESIRKWREEQKKRLEELDAASKVTEQEWREKAKKDLEEWNLRQNEQVEKNRANNRASEEAFLKESKEETPGSEWEKVAQLCDFNPKSSKQSKDVSRMRSVLISLKQTPLSR from the exons ATGGCTGACGACTTCGGATTTTTTTCCTCGTCCGAGGGGGCCGGCGCCGAGGAGGACCCGGCCGCCGCTTTCCTGGCCCAGCAGGAGAGCGAGATCGCGGGTATCGAGAACGACGAGGGCTTCGGGCCGACCGATGGCGAATCGGCCTCCACCCCTGCCGGGCAGGCTGCCCCACCGGAACCGG cTGGATTGCAGAATGGGGGAGCCACTGTCAATGGAGATGTCTTTCAG GAGTCCAACGGTCCTACGGATGCCTATGCAGCCATAGCCAAGGCTGACCGGCTGACTCAGGAACCTGAGAGCATCCGCAAGTGGAGGGAGGAGCAGAAGAAGCGCCTGGAGGAGTTGG ATGCAGCATCAAAGGTGACTGAGCAGGAATGGCGTGAGAAGGCcaaaaaggacctggaggagTGGAACTTGCGTCAGAACGAGCAAGTGGAGAAGAACCGGGCCAACAACAG GGCCTCGGAAGAAGCATTCCTTAAGGAGTCCAAGGAGGAGACCCCGGGCTctgagtgggagaaggtggccCAGCTCTGTGATTTCAACCCCaagagcagcaagcagagcaaGGATGTCTCACGGATGCGCTCGGTGCTCATCTCCCTCAAACAGACGCCCCTGTCCCGctag
- the CLTB gene encoding clathrin light chain B isoform X1, with product MADDFGFFSSSEGAGAEEDPAAAFLAQQESEIAGIENDEGFGPTDGESASTPAGQAAPPEPAGLQNGGATVNGDVFQESNGPTDAYAAIAKADRLTQEPESIRKWREEQKKRLEELDAASKVTEQEWREKAKKDLEEWNLRQNEQVEKNRANNRIADKAFYQQPDADVIGYVASEEAFLKESKEETPGSEWEKVAQLCDFNPKSSKQSKDVSRMRSVLISLKQTPLSR from the exons ATGGCTGACGACTTCGGATTTTTTTCCTCGTCCGAGGGGGCCGGCGCCGAGGAGGACCCGGCCGCCGCTTTCCTGGCCCAGCAGGAGAGCGAGATCGCGGGTATCGAGAACGACGAGGGCTTCGGGCCGACCGATGGCGAATCGGCCTCCACCCCTGCCGGGCAGGCTGCCCCACCGGAACCGG cTGGATTGCAGAATGGGGGAGCCACTGTCAATGGAGATGTCTTTCAG GAGTCCAACGGTCCTACGGATGCCTATGCAGCCATAGCCAAGGCTGACCGGCTGACTCAGGAACCTGAGAGCATCCGCAAGTGGAGGGAGGAGCAGAAGAAGCGCCTGGAGGAGTTGG ATGCAGCATCAAAGGTGACTGAGCAGGAATGGCGTGAGAAGGCcaaaaaggacctggaggagTGGAACTTGCGTCAGAACGAGCAAGTGGAGAAGAACCGGGCCAACAACAG GATCGCTGACAAAGCCTTTTACCAGCAGCCGGACGCCGATGTGATTGGCTATGT GGCCTCGGAAGAAGCATTCCTTAAGGAGTCCAAGGAGGAGACCCCGGGCTctgagtgggagaaggtggccCAGCTCTGTGATTTCAACCCCaagagcagcaagcagagcaaGGATGTCTCACGGATGCGCTCGGTGCTCATCTCCCTCAAACAGACGCCCCTGTCCCGctag
- the FAF2 gene encoding FAS-associated factor 2 isoform X2, with protein sequence MDQCRHTLEQHNWNIEAAVQDRLNEQEGVPSVFNPPPSRPLQVNTADHRIYSYVVSRPQPRGLLGWGYYFIMLPFRFTYYTLLDIFRFALRFIRPDPRSRVTDPVGDIISFIHMFEEKYGRIHPVFYQGTYSQALNDAKRELRFLLVYLHGDDHQDTDEFCRNTLCVPEVITLINTRMLFWACSTNKPEGYRVSQALRENTYPFLAVIMLKDRRMTVVGRLEGLIQADDLINQLMFIMDANQTYLVSERLEREERNQTQVLRQQQDEAYLASLRADQEKERKKKEERERKKKKEEEVQQQKLAEERRRQTLQEEKERKSECLPPEPHPDDPESVKIVFKLPNDSRVERRFHFTQSLTVIHDFLFSLKESPEKFQIEANFPRRVLPCLPTEEWPNPPTLQEAGLSHTEVLFVQDLTDD encoded by the exons ATGGACCAATGCCGTCACACGCTGGAGCAGCACAACTGGAACATAGAG GCAGCAGTACAGGACCGACTGAATGAGCAAGAGGGTGTCCCAAGTGTCTTTAATCCTCCTCCATCGCGGCCATTGCAGGTCAATACAGCCGACCACAGGATCTACAGCTACGTTGTCTCAAGGCCACAGCCAAGG GGCCTGTTAGGATGGGGTTACTACTTTATAATGCTTCCATTCCGATTTACCTATTACACGTTACTTGATATATTTAG GTTTGCTCTGCGTTTTATACGCCCTGATCCTCGTAGTCGGGTCACTGACCCAGTGGGTGACATTATTTCATTTATTCATATGTTTGAGGAGAAGTATGGGAGGATACACCCTGTCTTCTACCAGGGAACTTACAGCCAG GCACTGAACGATGCCAAGCGGGAGCTGCGCTTCCTGTTGGTTTATCTTCATGGAGACGACCATCAAGACACAGACGAGTTCTGCCG CAACACACTGTGCGTACCTGAGGTGATCACCCTCATAAACACTAGGATGCTCTTCTGGGCTTGCTCAACCAATAAACCAGAGGGATACAGAG TCTCCCAGGCTCTGCGAGAGAACACATACCCCTTTCTGGCTGTGATTATGCTGAAGGACCGTAGAATGACAGTAGTTGGGCGGctagaaggcctcatccaggctgatGACCTCATTAATCAACTGATGTTCATCATGGATGCCAACCAGACGTACCTGGTGTCCGAACGCCTGGAAAG GGAAGAGAGGAACCAAACCCAGGTTCTGAGACAGCAGCAAGATGAAGCATATCTGGCATCCTTACGTGCAGACCAGGAAAAGGAGCGCAAGAAGAAAGAGGAAcgggaaaggaagaagaagaaagaggaggaagtgcAGCAGCAAAAGCTAGCAGAGGAGAGGCGACGACAG AcgctgcaggaggagaaggagcggAAGTCTGAATGCCTTCCTCCCGAGCCACATCCGGATGACCCTGAGAGCGTCAAGATTGTGTTCAAGCTGCCTAACGATTCCAGAGTGGAGCGGCGATTCCACTTCACACAGTCACTGACG GTGATCCACGACTTCTTGTTCTCCTTGAAAGAAAGCCCTGAAAAGTTCCAGATTGAGGCCAACTTCCCTCGCCGTGTCCTGCCCTGCCTTCCTACAGAGGAGTGGCCCAACCCACCCAcgctgcaggaggctggactCAGCCACACGGAAGTCCTCTTTGTGCAGGACCTGACGGACGATTGA
- the FAF2 gene encoding FAS-associated factor 2 isoform X1 → MAAPEERELTAEQTEKLLQFQDLTGIESMDQCRHTLEQHNWNIEAAVQDRLNEQEGVPSVFNPPPSRPLQVNTADHRIYSYVVSRPQPRGLLGWGYYFIMLPFRFTYYTLLDIFRFALRFIRPDPRSRVTDPVGDIISFIHMFEEKYGRIHPVFYQGTYSQALNDAKRELRFLLVYLHGDDHQDTDEFCRNTLCVPEVITLINTRMLFWACSTNKPEGYRVSQALRENTYPFLAVIMLKDRRMTVVGRLEGLIQADDLINQLMFIMDANQTYLVSERLEREERNQTQVLRQQQDEAYLASLRADQEKERKKKEERERKKKKEEEVQQQKLAEERRRQTLQEEKERKSECLPPEPHPDDPESVKIVFKLPNDSRVERRFHFTQSLTVIHDFLFSLKESPEKFQIEANFPRRVLPCLPTEEWPNPPTLQEAGLSHTEVLFVQDLTDD, encoded by the exons ATGGCGGCACCTGAGGAGCGGGAGCTGACGGCGGAGCAGACCgagaagctgctgcagttccAG GACTTGACCGGTATAGAGTCCATGGACCAATGCCGTCACACGCTGGAGCAGCACAACTGGAACATAGAG GCAGCAGTACAGGACCGACTGAATGAGCAAGAGGGTGTCCCAAGTGTCTTTAATCCTCCTCCATCGCGGCCATTGCAGGTCAATACAGCCGACCACAGGATCTACAGCTACGTTGTCTCAAGGCCACAGCCAAGG GGCCTGTTAGGATGGGGTTACTACTTTATAATGCTTCCATTCCGATTTACCTATTACACGTTACTTGATATATTTAG GTTTGCTCTGCGTTTTATACGCCCTGATCCTCGTAGTCGGGTCACTGACCCAGTGGGTGACATTATTTCATTTATTCATATGTTTGAGGAGAAGTATGGGAGGATACACCCTGTCTTCTACCAGGGAACTTACAGCCAG GCACTGAACGATGCCAAGCGGGAGCTGCGCTTCCTGTTGGTTTATCTTCATGGAGACGACCATCAAGACACAGACGAGTTCTGCCG CAACACACTGTGCGTACCTGAGGTGATCACCCTCATAAACACTAGGATGCTCTTCTGGGCTTGCTCAACCAATAAACCAGAGGGATACAGAG TCTCCCAGGCTCTGCGAGAGAACACATACCCCTTTCTGGCTGTGATTATGCTGAAGGACCGTAGAATGACAGTAGTTGGGCGGctagaaggcctcatccaggctgatGACCTCATTAATCAACTGATGTTCATCATGGATGCCAACCAGACGTACCTGGTGTCCGAACGCCTGGAAAG GGAAGAGAGGAACCAAACCCAGGTTCTGAGACAGCAGCAAGATGAAGCATATCTGGCATCCTTACGTGCAGACCAGGAAAAGGAGCGCAAGAAGAAAGAGGAAcgggaaaggaagaagaagaaagaggaggaagtgcAGCAGCAAAAGCTAGCAGAGGAGAGGCGACGACAG AcgctgcaggaggagaaggagcggAAGTCTGAATGCCTTCCTCCCGAGCCACATCCGGATGACCCTGAGAGCGTCAAGATTGTGTTCAAGCTGCCTAACGATTCCAGAGTGGAGCGGCGATTCCACTTCACACAGTCACTGACG GTGATCCACGACTTCTTGTTCTCCTTGAAAGAAAGCCCTGAAAAGTTCCAGATTGAGGCCAACTTCCCTCGCCGTGTCCTGCCCTGCCTTCCTACAGAGGAGTGGCCCAACCCACCCAcgctgcaggaggctggactCAGCCACACGGAAGTCCTCTTTGTGCAGGACCTGACGGACGATTGA